GCGGGCCATGCTATATCCGGGGCAACGACCAGCTCAAGGCCGAGAAAAGCCTCAACTCGGAGATCGGCCTGGAATATGACAACGGCACGATCCTGACCAACGCCACGTTCTTCAACAACGATTACCGCAACAAGGTCGAGCCAGGCATTCAGCCGCTCGCTCAGGTCGGCTCCCTGTATGAATATCAGTACTACAACGTTCCCAAGGCCATCGTCCGGGGCATCGAAAGCACCTTCAACATCCACCTGACCGAGAGCATCAGTTGGAACAACAACCTGACTTATATGATCGAATCGAAGAACAAAGCGACGGGCGAAGCGTTGTCGACGATCCCCAAATTCACCTTGAATTCCACGCTCAGTTGGGACATCACCGAAAAGCTCAACGCCAATGTCATGGCGACGCTGTACGGCAAACAAGAGTCAAGAAGCCTCGACTCGCAGGGAAACCCGTACGACGGGAAAGATCGCGGCGCCTACGCGCTGTGGTCCGTCAGCGGCAACTACCAGTTTAACAAGCAGATCAAGCTGCGCGCCGGCGTCAACAACGTCTTTGATAAACAGCTATACCGCACCGGCAACGGCGCCGAAACCTACAACGAACCTGGGCGGGCGTTCTGGGCCGGCGTGAATGTTGCGTTCTGAACGGCGGCCGGGGGATCGGCGTCCATCCGGTGCCCGGCCGCGTAATGATTTATCCACCGCCGGACATCCCACCGCCGTCTGTTTTCATTGGCTCGGCGTCTGATTATCCGAATGCAGACTATTATTGCATTCTCCGCTGAGATAACTTCAAGGCCAGTAACATCACCGTCAGGCTGATGATAACGGCAACGCTGGCCATCGCCATGCCAGCGCCGACCGAGCCTTGCTCAAACTGCCGCCAGACAAAAATAGAGACCGTTTGCACCCCCGCCGGCGATAGCAAAAGAGAGGTGACCAGTTCACGAGACGCAACGGCAAACACCAGCATCATTGCCGCCAGCAGGCTGGGGAACACCAACGGCAGAACGATCAGCCGCAATGCCGCCATCACGCTGGCGCCGTGCACGCGGGCGGCGGACTCCAGATTAGCGCCAATCTGCGCCAGCGCGGCGTTACTGTAACGGACAGGATAAGGCAGCAACAGGCAACTGTAGGCCAGCAGCAAAATCCCCCAGGTATTGTAAGGCGTCACCGGCCAAAAACTCTGGTTCCAGGCCAGAATCAACCCGACGCCGATCACGATCCCCGGCACCGCGGCGGGCAACAACGACAAACCATCAATCAGCGCCGCGCCGCGAATACGTTTCGCCACCACCAGCCATGACGACATAAAGCCGATGCCTCCCGTCAGTAGCGCGCTGCCCAATGCCAGCGACAGACTGGTCGTCAACGCAGACAAGGCTTCGTTCTGCGTATCAAACAGCATCGCGAAATGCCGCCAGGTTAAATTCTGCCAGGATATGCTGCTGGAGATGGTGGCGGAAAACGCGGTGACCAACATTGATGCGATCGGGATCCCGACCGCCAATAGTCCGACGCAGCTAAACAGCGCCAGCACCGGCCAACGCCAGATCCCCAAAGGGCAGGCGACGATCGCGGCCGGTTTGCCCGTCGTAGTTTCCACGTTACGCCCCGCAACAATGGCGCGCTGCAGGGTAAACGCGCAAAGCGCGATCGCGACCAACAACAAAGACAACACGGCGGAGCCGGGCAAGTCGATAGGCCAGTCCGCTAAACGCTGCTCGATATTGGTGGTCAATACCTGAATACCCGCCCGCAACCCCAGCGCTTGCGGGATTCCGTACTCTTCTATCGCCAGGGTAAAGGCCAACAGCAGGCTAGCCGCCGTAGCGGGCAGCGCCAACGGCAACGTCACCCGGACAAACGCCTGCCAGCCGTTGGCGCCATGAACGCGCGCCACATCCGCCAAACGGCTGCCGCTGGCGGCCATGCTGCGGGAAACCGCAAAATAGACCACCGGGAAAATATTCAGCGTCATCACGCCGATCATGCCGGGCAATGAAAATAGCGCATCGCCCGGTTGTAGCGGCAATAGCTGTTCGGCGTAACCCCGGGGCTGCAGGGCCAGCATCCATGACAACCCGGCGATATACGGCGGAACCAGGAACGGCACCAAAAACAGCAGATCCCAAAATCTCGCCAGCGGTAAGGCAAATAATCCGCGCAAGGCGCCGAGAGGAATGGCGATTAACGCACAACACAAGGCGACCCCGAGTCCAAGCCACAGCGTATTCTTCAACAGCGCGAACAGGCGCGCCTGCGCCAGAATCTCGGCGAAGGCGGTAAAAGGCGCCGAAAACGAACCGGCTCCCAGATGCGGAAAAATCGCCTGTAGCACAACGAACAATACGGGGATGCCGACCAGAATAAAGAGTACCGCCATCACGAACGACGGCAGTAAAGCAAACTTGTTCATCGAATACTCCTCAAGCTGATGACAAAGTTCGAAATATTGCCATTAAGACCCCCACCCAGCCTCCCCCTTGTCAGCTGTCTCTTAGTCACAATTATTTCCCGATAACGGTATATGTGGGTTCAGTGCTATTTCGTGCGCGAAAAGAGCGTTTTTTCATGCCGCGTCGTAGCACGCGCCCGACGCAGGGGGCTCATCCTAAGCCTGCAATCTCCTCAGCATAATTTCTTACGCCGGGTAACGGCAAAACCCTCCATGCCCCCCCGCATTTGTGTATAAGAGACCGCCCTGTCAGAGGGAGGCGCTAACCCATTAAAAAACAGCGGGTTTTCTCCCTCCCCTGCGAAGGGGAGGGTTGGGGTGGGGTTAGGTTTGTCATCAAACTCATTATCTATAATGAATAAACAGGCTTAGCGCTGACCGAATAAATCGGCAAAGCGACTCAGGACAGCGGCGCGGGAAGTCGAGGCGCTATCCCCTTCCGGCAACAATTTCAGCTGTTTAAACAAAGGACGCTTGGCATCGATATCCTCACGCGCCGGCATCAGCCAGGATTCGGACACCGCTTTCTGCCCTTCGGGAGAGAGCATATAGTTGATGAAATCTTTTGCCTGTTGCTGATTTTTGCTGCTTTTCAAAATCATCATGGGCCGCGGCGCGATCACCGTGCCGCTGGCGGGGAAGATCACTTTGATTGATTCGCCCGCGTCCATGCTGCCATATGAAACATAGTCAACCGCCCCGAAAACCGCGGCTTTGGCGCCCTGTAATACCGGCGTTAACGCCTGCGCGTTAGGACCGGCGATAATCATGCCGTTGGCTTTTAAGCGATCGAACATCGCCCAGGCCTGCTCCTGTTGAGCATTCTGCAAGCCGATAAGCAGGTCGAGCGATGCGCCCGAAAGGGCGGGATCGGGCGTGGTCACTTTATCTTTAAATTCAGGCTTGGTCAGATCGTTCCAGTCTTTCGGCTCCGGCGTACCGCTCTTGCTATTCCAGACGATACCCAACGCGGAAATGCCCTGCGCCACATAGTAAGGCGTTTTGAACTGTGCCGGCACCGTGGCCGCATTCGGGCTATCGAACTCCAGCAGCCAACCGCGCTGCTGTAGATCCGTCGCCGTATCCCAGGAAGCGGAGATCAGCACGTCCGCGCGCGGATTCGCCTGTTCGGCCTCCAGCCTGGCCATCACTTTACCGGTAGTCGCCTGAAAGACATCGACTTTCACGCCGGTCTGTTTTTCATAGCCTGCCGCCAGTTTTTTCGCCAGCGCTCCCGGCCCGGCGGTATAGAGCGTCAGCGCCTGCGCACTGCCAGCTACCGCTGCTAATGAGAGAGCAATACCCATAATTACGCCTCGTTGAGTCATCTTGAACAGTGTGTTTTTCATTGTGTTTATTCCCCGGTGTTAGAGCATGGTGATATCGGTAATCTGGCCTTGTGACATGTAGGCGACACGATGAGCCAGAGCATTTGCTTCGCCGCGATCGTGCGTGACATACACGGCGGTGGTGCCCAATTGGCGTAAAAGCGACGCCATTTCCTGACAAAGCGATTCGCGCAGATCCCGATCTAGATTGGATAACGGTTCGTCGAACAACAGGATATGCGGCTCCGCGACAATCGCGCGGGCCAACCCGACGCGCTGTTGCTGACCGCCGGATAAATCGGCGGACTTGCGATCGGCAAAACCAGCCAGGCCGACACGCGCCAGCACCTCGTCAACCCGCTGACGACATTCGGCGCGCGGCACCTTACGCATCCGCAAAGGGAAGCCGACGTTTTGCGCCACGGTCATGTGCGGCCACAGCGCATAGTCTTGAAACACCATGCCAAGATTGCGTTGTTCCGGCGGCAGAGATTGCCGATGGTCGGCGACCAGACGATCGCCGAAATGGATGGTGCCGGCGTCCGGCTGCAACAAACCGGCCAATAACTTTAATAAGGTGCTTTTACCGCAGCCGGATGGCCCCAGCAGCGCCAGGGTCGTTCCTTGCGGAACGTGCAGGCAAATTGAGTTAAGCACCGTCTGACCGGCAAAGGATTTTGATAAGCCTTCAAGCGTAATGGCCGCGGGAGAAGAGGATTCGAGAGTCGTCATCGTCCCCCCTTGTTCGGCAACAACGGACGATGCGTACTCTGATATCGATCAATATCATGGTCTGGCGGAGCGCCTGGCGTATGGTTTGAAAAATGGCATAAGCCGGCACCCCGCTTATCAAGCAGGGAAAAAAACATGGGGTATCCTCTTTGGGACTCTATATCGGAGCGGAAATTTTAGGCAGTAAATAAGTCGGTTTAATGACAGGCGGGAAATCCCGGCAGGTAACATGCGGCATTTAACGCAGCGGCCAGCTTTTGTAGGTAATGGCGGATGGCAAGAGCGTCAGTGGAAAACCGGAAAATCAGTATTCGTCTTGTCTGTCAGATATTTTCAGTCAGTAATAAAGTGAGAATGTTCTTAATATCCATTTTTCATCTGGTTTATTCCTTTTTCTTTGCTAAAAATGTTCGACGCACAAGGAATGCTTAGCCCTAAATGGAGAAAATAATGGCAGTTATTCCCCTTATGCCTTCAGGCGGTTTCCCTCTTCTGCATCAAAACATGAGAGAAGCCCGCAGAAATGGAATGCCGCGTGGTATGGCAACACCGCAAACGTATTACTGGTTTTACCAGCGAGTTCGCAACGGCGGACCATGGGATTACAAACAGCAAGATCGCGCGTGGGCCAACTTTGGCAATTTTAATTACGGCGCTAGCGGAACTGCCGCAGGGATTCCGCCCAATATATTGTTTATGGGAGCAGGCTGGGCGCAAAGTCGGGCAGGAACGTCACAGCCGGCGTGAGGACTCTGGTATCAAAAGCCGCCTTATGGAGATGATCCCCGCGATCAATTTTGGATTCAACAAGGGATAGACTATGCAAATAAGCACGGCTATTAAATGGGGACACCGGTTACTCACCGCCGCGCTATTGGCTACCGTCGTCGTATTCTGCATTAGTCAGTATATGTCGTCAGGTTCTTATAATGATCGGCTTTACAGTAAAAAGTCGCTTAGCGACAACATCTGGCTTTATGTCACCCAATACCAGGACGCCGGTGCGACGGATTCTGATGTATATCGCTATTATCTCTATCACCGTATTGACGGTGACCCAATGAAAGCCCTGGGCAATGCGGCGCCATTTCTGACGGCGGATCGCGGCGATGCTTCTGTATCCGGCATGGGAAACCGTATTACGGTCAGGCTGACAGGCAAAATCTATTCATTCAGCAATTCAGCGTCTTTCTATGATGGGAAAATAGCGGTAATGCCGACGATTGATATTGATGCAAAAGGGATAAACGCCTGGAGAGAATAGTGACCTGCCGGCCAGAAGTATGAGTATGGCTGGCGCCGCAGAATCCCAACACCCGACGCCAACTCTCCATCACGGTAAACGTTAAATAACGCCTTAATTACCATCCCGTTGATCCAACGGAATGATCGTCCAGTCGCCGGGAGAATGGCCGGGCATGATCCACATCGGCACCGCGTTGCCGATACGCGGCCCGTAAGGCGAGCCGGTGGCTAGCGTATTCAGTACGCGAAACACGCCGGAATGGGCGACGACCAACGGGGTGTCGTATTGTTGCAGCAGTTGATTAAGCGCGCCGGTAATGCGCGCGCAGAAGTCGTCCCAGGATTCGCCGCCGGGCGGCGTCTGTTCATAAGGCGGCTGTTCCGCGTAGGGCCGGAGCTCCAGATCGCCCCAATCCCGTTCGCGCAGATCGGGAACGATCAGTTTGGGTAATCCGGGAAGCGCCAGCGCCGCCGTTTGCCGGGCGCGCAGCTTATCGCTGACGGCGATGCAGCTCCAGGTATGATTCGCCAAGTGAGGCGCCGCGTTCCGCGCCTGCTGTTCGCCGTTTTCCGTCAGCGGCACATCGGTGCGTCCGCCGATGAGCCGATCGCGGTTAAGCGGCGTTTCGCCGTGGCGCAGGAAAACAAAAGGTTTGCAGATCAAATTCATCATCCCATCCTGATAGCGGGGCTATCCATAATGTCGCAAGCCAACGCCCGCCGCCAATCCGCCGTGGCGCCAATCGGCGTAAACAACGGCGCCAGACGGCGGCATTCCAGCATCGCGGCCAGCTGTTGCAGACAGTGCCGCGTGGGGTGGACGTTCCAGCGGCAGAAATCGATCTCGCCCGCCTGCCGCTGCCGTTGGGCATGCTGATTGAGGTGTCCGGTGAACAGCACGCGGTGGCCGAAACCGGGCCGGGCGCGCAGCGCGCCGGCGGCGCCGCTCTGTCCATCCGGATCGCCCGCCAGCAGTACAGGTATTGCCGATGAGAAAGGCGGCAATGTCTGAGCCAGCCGTTTTAGCTCATCCTGTACGCCGGGTTGCAAACTCCCGTCGTCAAACTCCGCCATCCGTTCCAGCATCGCCCGGCAGGGATCATCCAGCGTAAAGCCGTCGGCATTCCGGCGCGCCAGCAGCAAAGCCATCTCCACCGCGCGGCCGGAAGGCGGCACCGGACACAGCGTAGGCCGAACCAGCTGCGCCAGTATCGTTTCCCGCTGCTGATGCTGGGCGGCGTCATACAGGCCATAGGAAGCATCCACCAGCGCGGTCTGCGCCGCGGGTGGGCGATCAAAACGGAACAGCGCCGACTCCAGACTGACGTCGCCGCTGTAAAACAGTCCGCCGGGCAGATCCAGATGA
This window of the Brenneria goodwinii genome carries:
- a CDS encoding histidine phosphatase family protein, giving the protein MNLICKPFVFLRHGETPLNRDRLIGGRTDVPLTENGEQQARNAAPHLANHTWSCIAVSDKLRARQTAALALPGLPKLIVPDLRERDWGDLELRPYAEQPPYEQTPPGGESWDDFCARITGALNQLLQQYDTPLVVAHSGVFRVLNTLATGSPYGPRIGNAVPMWIMPGHSPGDWTIIPLDQRDGN
- a CDS encoding MBL fold metallo-hydrolase, yielding MSVDINILSGLHGKAPAAILVTTPSQRILLDAGGELEPGTEPWPIPDDLDAVLLSHDHEDHIGGLMRLPLQTPIYCTDITAQSLPVGMNVHRIPVRGQFRLGALTVTTGSCGHAYGGVWFHLDLPGGLFYSGDVSLESALFRFDRPPAAQTALVDASYGLYDAAQHQQRETILAQLVRPTLCPVPPSGRAVEMALLLARRNADGFTLDDPCRAMLERMAEFDDGSLQPGVQDELKRLAQTLPPFSSAIPVLLAGDPDGQSGAAGALRARPGFGHRVLFTGHLNQHAQRQRQAGEIDFCRWNVHPTRHCLQQLAAMLECRRLAPLFTPIGATADWRRALACDIMDSPAIRMG
- a CDS encoding polymorphic toxin type 44 domain-containing protein codes for the protein MAVIPLMPSGGFPLLHQNMREARRNGMPRGMATPQTYYWFYQRVRNGGPWDYKQQDRAWANFGNFNYGASGTAAGIPPNILFMGAGWAQSRAGTSQPA
- a CDS encoding ABC transporter permease, which produces MNKFALLPSFVMAVLFILVGIPVLFVVLQAIFPHLGAGSFSAPFTAFAEILAQARLFALLKNTLWLGLGVALCCALIAIPLGALRGLFALPLARFWDLLFLVPFLVPPYIAGLSWMLALQPRGYAEQLLPLQPGDALFSLPGMIGVMTLNIFPVVYFAVSRSMAASGSRLADVARVHGANGWQAFVRVTLPLALPATAASLLLAFTLAIEEYGIPQALGLRAGIQVLTTNIEQRLADWPIDLPGSAVLSLLLVAIALCAFTLQRAIVAGRNVETTTGKPAAIVACPLGIWRWPVLALFSCVGLLAVGIPIASMLVTAFSATISSSISWQNLTWRHFAMLFDTQNEALSALTTSLSLALGSALLTGGIGFMSSWLVVAKRIRGAALIDGLSLLPAAVPGIVIGVGLILAWNQSFWPVTPYNTWGILLLAYSCLLLPYPVRYSNAALAQIGANLESAARVHGASVMAALRLIVLPLVFPSLLAAMMLVFAVASRELVTSLLLSPAGVQTVSIFVWRQFEQGSVGAGMAMASVAVIISLTVMLLALKLSQRRMQ
- a CDS encoding ABC transporter substrate-binding protein → MKNTLFKMTQRGVIMGIALSLAAVAGSAQALTLYTAGPGALAKKLAAGYEKQTGVKVDVFQATTGKVMARLEAEQANPRADVLISASWDTATDLQQRGWLLEFDSPNAATVPAQFKTPYYVAQGISALGIVWNSKSGTPEPKDWNDLTKPEFKDKVTTPDPALSGASLDLLIGLQNAQQEQAWAMFDRLKANGMIIAGPNAQALTPVLQGAKAAVFGAVDYVSYGSMDAGESIKVIFPASGTVIAPRPMMILKSSKNQQQAKDFINYMLSPEGQKAVSESWLMPAREDIDAKRPLFKQLKLLPEGDSASTSRAAVLSRFADLFGQR
- a CDS encoding ABC transporter ATP-binding protein; translation: MTTLESSSPAAITLEGLSKSFAGQTVLNSICLHVPQGTTLALLGPSGCGKSTLLKLLAGLLQPDAGTIHFGDRLVADHRQSLPPEQRNLGMVFQDYALWPHMTVAQNVGFPLRMRKVPRAECRQRVDEVLARVGLAGFADRKSADLSGGQQQRVGLARAIVAEPHILLFDEPLSNLDRDLRESLCQEMASLLRQLGTTAVYVTHDRGEANALAHRVAYMSQGQITDITML